Proteins encoded together in one Psychrobacter sp. 28M-43 window:
- the dprA gene encoding DNA-processing protein DprA — translation MTAVTSSLSDDQRAILALWYEVNASLSAYHKLITSFSYPQLAWQAKVEAWKQLGIHHTHLKRHEQPEQTLANIDKIQQALIDGRYGLLFADDADYPAQLSQIYDPPPLLFYRGNSARLHQAQIAIVGSRKPTAHAQKITFDMAQYLAQAGYIVTSGLAMGVDKRAHLGALAQADPDYQGRTVGVMGTGIDVNYPNHRDQLFTQIIEQGGCIISELLPHTQPHKHTFPRRNRLVAGLSLATIVTEATIKSGSLITARLTSEQGKQVFAIPSHIDNSNAEGCHHLIREGATLVYHPQQVLEDVNGQLDYDKGTYRTANATNSNSNLSNITQTSDEFEIEKNSIKSTSQQSSFEIKPARSTVFVPEHLAAIYEQLDWHGQDLDALISATKLAPPQLIGQLMELELMGLISEQGGRYLRV, via the coding sequence ATGACGGCAGTCACCTCTTCTTTATCCGACGATCAGCGCGCTATCCTAGCGCTGTGGTACGAGGTGAATGCATCGTTATCTGCTTATCACAAATTGATCACTTCTTTCAGTTATCCGCAGCTTGCTTGGCAAGCTAAAGTAGAGGCATGGAAGCAGCTCGGTATTCATCATACTCATCTCAAACGTCATGAACAGCCAGAGCAAACACTCGCCAATATCGATAAGATTCAGCAAGCATTGATAGATGGGCGTTATGGTTTGCTGTTCGCTGATGACGCCGATTATCCTGCCCAACTCTCACAAATCTACGACCCGCCGCCATTATTATTTTATCGTGGGAATAGCGCGCGCCTACATCAAGCACAAATAGCTATAGTAGGTAGCCGCAAACCCACCGCGCATGCGCAAAAAATCACGTTTGATATGGCGCAATACCTAGCGCAGGCAGGCTATATTGTTACTAGCGGCTTAGCTATGGGTGTAGATAAACGCGCACATTTAGGTGCACTAGCACAGGCAGACCCTGACTATCAGGGACGGACGGTTGGTGTAATGGGTACGGGGATCGATGTAAACTATCCCAATCATCGAGATCAGTTATTTACTCAAATTATTGAGCAAGGTGGCTGCATTATCAGTGAGCTACTACCGCATACGCAGCCTCATAAACATACTTTTCCGCGTCGTAATCGTCTGGTAGCTGGGCTGAGTCTCGCAACCATTGTAACAGAAGCGACAATTAAAAGCGGCTCGCTTATCACAGCACGTCTCACGTCTGAACAAGGTAAACAGGTCTTTGCTATTCCCAGTCATATTGACAATAGCAATGCAGAGGGCTGTCATCATTTGATACGTGAAGGCGCAACCTTGGTTTATCATCCTCAGCAAGTACTAGAAGACGTCAATGGTCAGCTTGACTATGATAAAGGCACTTATAGAACAGCGAACGCTACCAATTCTAATAGCAATCTCTCGAATATTACTCAGACTTCTGACGAGTTTGAGATAGAGAAAAACTCAATCAAATCTACTAGCCAGCAATCATCCTTTGAGATAAAACCTGCGCGCAGCACAGTCTTTGTGCCTGAGCATTTAGCTGCAATCTATGAGCAGCTTGACTGGCATGGGCAAGATTTAGATGCGCTTATTAGTGCAACCAAGCTTGCACCGCCGCAGTTGATTGGTCAGCTAATGGAGCTTGAACTAATGGGTCTTATCAGCGAACAAGGTGGACGATATTTGCGCGTTTAA
- a CDS encoding LysM peptidoglycan-binding domain-containing protein: MKMSLKKIAKALLITTFSSAMLMSTAQANNPPPTIKADAPNRYIVKKGDTLWDISGRYLDSPWRWKEIWATNKQIKNPNLIYPNDVLILCVIQGKTLIGVDTGEGCAGVEKQLTGNVSTSTVAITSTANSIPPIPWSAIQHWLDKTLIVNPQDFNTTPYILASKNRNLITARGDKVYAKGVPLIVGQRYGVYREGELYVDPKTQEVIGLEVTQVATGLVTSTESNGVTSLQLIDSYGKEVREGDRVFVELDNAIPPVFYPTPASVSRGGMIVRVMDSISSAAKGSVVAINLGSLQGAKPGDVLTVYQKGPLVRDTKDNDTPVRLPNEPSGMVMVFNTFDHISYAYVLDSELPLNIGDQLLPPPYL, translated from the coding sequence ATGAAGATGAGCTTAAAAAAGATAGCAAAAGCACTGTTAATTACGACGTTTAGTAGTGCCATGTTGATGAGCACGGCTCAAGCTAACAATCCGCCGCCAACTATCAAAGCTGATGCGCCCAATCGTTATATCGTCAAAAAAGGCGATACTTTATGGGACATCTCAGGTCGCTATCTAGATAGCCCATGGCGCTGGAAAGAAATTTGGGCAACCAATAAGCAAATCAAAAATCCAAACCTTATTTACCCTAATGACGTTCTTATCCTTTGTGTGATTCAAGGTAAAACGCTGATTGGCGTTGATACTGGTGAAGGCTGTGCTGGCGTTGAAAAGCAGCTTACTGGAAATGTAAGTACGAGCACGGTCGCGATTACCTCGACGGCCAATAGCATTCCTCCTATTCCGTGGTCGGCTATTCAGCATTGGCTTGATAAAACGCTTATCGTTAATCCTCAAGACTTTAATACCACGCCTTATATTTTAGCTTCTAAAAACCGTAACTTAATTACTGCGCGCGGTGATAAAGTCTATGCTAAAGGCGTACCGCTTATCGTAGGCCAGCGTTACGGTGTCTACCGTGAGGGTGAGCTATATGTAGACCCCAAAACGCAAGAAGTGATCGGCTTAGAAGTTACGCAGGTGGCGACTGGTCTCGTTACTTCTACAGAAAGTAATGGTGTGACTAGCTTGCAGCTTATTGATAGTTATGGCAAAGAAGTGCGTGAAGGGGATCGGGTGTTTGTAGAGTTAGACAACGCTATTCCTCCTGTCTTTTATCCAACGCCTGCAAGTGTCAGTCGCGGCGGTATGATCGTACGTGTGATGGACTCTATCAGCTCGGCTGCGAAGGGTAGTGTGGTCGCCATCAATTTAGGCAGCTTACAAGGTGCTAAGCCAGGTGATGTGCTGACGGTTTATCAAAAAGGGCCTTTGGTACGTGATACTAAAGATAATGACACACCGGTACGTCTACCAAACGAGCCTAGCGGTATGGTAATGGTTTTTAATACCTTTGACCACATCAGCTATGCTTATGTACTTGATTCTGAGCTGCCACTTAATATTGGCGATCAGTTATTACCACCTCCTTATTTATAA
- the thrC gene encoding threonine synthase — MKYISTRGQTAPMDFSDVLLMGLAPDGGLMLPEHYPNIDSATLDEWRTLSYPQLAMAIMQRFATDIPVADLQDLIERTYTTEVFGSDEIVPVRKLEDNLYILGLSNGPTLAFKDVAMQFLGNAFEYVLKKKDARITIIGATSGDTGSAAEYALRGKENIEVFMLSPHGKMSEFQRAQMYSLTDDNIHNIAIDGMFDDCQDIVKALQQDAEFKAAYNLGTVNSINWGRILAQIVYYFKAYFAVTTSNDEKVSFSVPSGNFGNICAGHIAREMGLPIDRLIVATNENDVLNDFFNQGAYQPRPTEKTYVTSSPSMDISKASNFERFVYLLLEKDSVRVHELFEGVKSGQGFDLSELMEAVNNRYGFAAGKSTHSDRLQTIKALYEQHGELVDPHTADGIKVAKELQLDGEIIVCAETALPVKFADTIVEAIGQIDIARPAHTEGLEDLPQHVVVLDNKAELVAEQIRQHVTPNLT; from the coding sequence ATGAAATATATCAGTACCCGTGGTCAGACAGCGCCGATGGATTTTAGTGATGTGCTTTTGATGGGTCTTGCCCCAGATGGTGGTTTGATGTTGCCTGAGCATTATCCGAATATCGATAGTGCAACGCTTGATGAGTGGCGTACGCTCAGCTATCCACAGCTTGCGATGGCGATTATGCAGCGTTTTGCGACAGATATTCCTGTGGCTGATTTGCAAGACCTCATTGAACGCACTTATACCACTGAGGTGTTTGGCTCTGACGAGATTGTTCCTGTCCGCAAACTTGAAGATAACTTATATATTCTAGGACTATCAAACGGTCCGACATTGGCATTTAAAGATGTTGCTATGCAGTTTTTGGGTAATGCCTTTGAATATGTGCTTAAGAAAAAAGACGCACGTATTACGATCATTGGTGCGACCAGTGGTGACACGGGTAGTGCAGCAGAGTATGCATTGCGTGGCAAAGAAAACATCGAAGTCTTTATGCTATCTCCACATGGCAAAATGAGTGAATTCCAGCGTGCGCAGATGTATAGTTTGACCGATGATAATATTCATAACATTGCTATCGATGGGATGTTTGATGATTGCCAAGACATCGTTAAAGCGCTACAGCAAGATGCAGAGTTTAAAGCGGCTTATAATTTAGGTACGGTAAACTCTATCAACTGGGGTCGTATCCTAGCGCAGATTGTTTACTATTTTAAAGCTTACTTTGCGGTCACGACGAGCAACGATGAAAAAGTCAGCTTTAGCGTACCATCAGGTAACTTCGGTAATATTTGTGCCGGTCACATCGCTCGCGAAATGGGACTGCCAATTGACCGTCTGATTGTCGCAACCAATGAAAACGACGTTTTAAATGACTTCTTTAACCAAGGTGCTTATCAACCACGTCCGACTGAAAAAACCTACGTAACCTCTAGTCCGTCGATGGATATTTCAAAAGCATCTAACTTTGAGCGTTTTGTTTATTTGCTATTAGAAAAAGACAGCGTACGCGTTCATGAGTTATTTGAAGGGGTGAAATCTGGTCAAGGTTTCGATTTATCTGAGCTAATGGAAGCAGTTAATAATCGCTATGGCTTTGCTGCTGGTAAATCTACTCATAGCGACCGCTTGCAGACTATCAAAGCGCTTTATGAGCAGCATGGTGAATTGGTTGACCCACATACCGCAGACGGAATTAAAGTTGCTAAAGAGCTACAGCTGGATGGCGAAATCATTGTTTGTGCAGAGACGGCACTACCTGTTAAGTTTGCAGATACTATCGTTGAGGCCATTGGTCAGATAGACATTGCTCGTCCAGCACACACTGAAGGGTTAGAAGATTTACCACAGCATGTAGTGGTACTGGATAATAAGGCCGAACTGGTCGCTGAACAAATCCGCCAACATGTCACGCCGAATCTTACTTAA